From Ruminococcus sp. HUN007, a single genomic window includes:
- a CDS encoding suppressor of fused domain protein, producing MALNKYEEKMISVLTETLGGVQAAFSYQKQDAEHKLDILYAKQSPGGNYLTASTLGLVNRTTGYSDSNTGKEIRAEIIMSSYGGHDMAGKILSTAGIGIYDTNIRYGYGTVLKGIMELYYPNSDMKHLFLMLPPPLWKKSFGVTDADESIITFLYALPISQAECDYMSENGIDALQNFFVEKNIDMFDFERKSVL from the coding sequence ATGGCTTTAAATAAATACGAAGAAAAAATGATAAGCGTTTTAACTGAAACACTCGGTGGTGTGCAGGCTGCGTTTTCATATCAGAAGCAGGATGCCGAGCACAAGCTCGATATTCTTTATGCAAAGCAGAGTCCGGGCGGAAACTATCTTACAGCTTCTACTCTCGGCCTTGTAAACAGAACTACAGGATACAGTGATTCAAATACCGGCAAGGAGATCCGTGCCGAGATCATCATGTCTTCATACGGCGGACACGATATGGCGGGCAAGATCCTTTCAACAGCCGGCATCGGAATATACGATACCAACATCCGTTACGGATACGGAACCGTACTAAAGGGAATAATGGAGCTTTACTATCCTAATTCAGATATGAAGCATCTTTTCCTCATGCTTCCTCCTCCGCTCTGGAAGAAGTCATTCGGTGTGACTGATGCGGACGAGAGCATTATCACTTTCCTTTATGCACTTCCGATCTCGCAGGCGGAATGCGACTACATGTCTGAAAACGGTATTGACGCACTTCAGAATTTTTTCGTTGAAAAGAACATCGACATGTTCGACTTCGAAAGAAAATCAGTTTTATAA
- a CDS encoding DUF4093 domain-containing protein codes for MLKTEQAVIVEGKYDKIKLESIIDATIIVTNGYGIFKDKEKLELIRFYARHKGIIILTDPDGAGFKIRGYLKGSVPEGKITNVYIPDVFGKEKRKEKPSCEGKLGVEGIKKELIIEAFRKAGISFTDDGSDTKQPRDLITRTDLYEAGLTGMQDSAERRRKILKKLGLPERLSTTGMLEAFNTMMTREEFREMTDDKGGDDKWYFQV; via the coding sequence TTGCTTAAAACAGAGCAGGCTGTAATTGTAGAAGGAAAGTACGACAAGATAAAGCTGGAGTCGATAATAGATGCCACCATAATAGTGACCAACGGATACGGCATTTTTAAAGATAAGGAAAAACTTGAACTTATAAGATTCTATGCAAGGCACAAAGGAATAATCATTCTGACAGATCCGGACGGTGCCGGATTCAAAATAAGAGGATATCTCAAAGGATCTGTACCGGAGGGGAAGATAACAAATGTGTATATTCCCGATGTCTTCGGCAAGGAAAAAAGAAAGGAAAAGCCGTCGTGTGAAGGTAAACTCGGTGTCGAGGGAATCAAAAAGGAACTCATAATCGAGGCCTTCCGCAAAGCCGGAATAAGTTTTACCGATGACGGCAGTGACACTAAGCAGCCAAGGGATCTTATAACGAGGACTGACCTCTACGAGGCGGGGCTTACCGGAATGCAGGACAGTGCTGAAAGACGCAGAAAGATCCTGAAAAAGCTCGGACTGCCGGAAAGACTTTCGACAACCGGTATGCTTGAGGCATTCAATACCATGATGACAAGGGAAGAATTCAGAGAAATGACAGATGATAAAGGGGGAGACGATAAATGGTATTTTCAAGTATAA
- a CDS encoding ComEC/Rec2 family competence protein, whose protein sequence is MKRKMVYAGVPWTAGMFFASFFPPDAQIPAMLITLLVSAFFFWKTVRKFVYYAVAALFFIAGAVTFTLNDRIVCDRIRDLAGQEIHYEGRVKEITDRADGKSLYLLDGSAGGVKHVKLMCTVNTLECTYFDTLSFACTPSEFENSFLFKAKDHYASEGIFLRTDKIKSLKITPGNRFSFRRTVYRYRDHISGKISTVLPGEYGALITAMLMGEKSGLDENTEKKLYRCGTGHMFAVSGMHLALLVSLVSAVLEKTKLTLKKRFFITEAFIIVFTVFSGMQVSVVRAALMMTLICSAGLFGRKPDPLNSLSIAALILLIHSPCLIRSSSFLLSAAGTFGASVLVPYVTDSMSSEGFFAGLKKKAAGVFCISVCVFPFSVMFFDEASLISPVSDIIIIPLCTFALICGFGVTLTGGADVFAYPLLMAGGLASKLVIKISSFLSDTGLSSVALGRGFVPVLTLFLTVFVAFTAFRYRSGKSTLAAMGISAAVFIASSAINGQMNRNILSVCRTGTSRSSAVMISMGKYNDVIDLTGKQTSSRYISKLADIRGVHHIDSVAFLKDPYQSMASYSRRLVLNDVDHVYVPEDVYTQYGAEICGCDPEHFDSEGLFLDRGKYTVRAVPEGGVTVEYCGNIIKIDDSGISTGEGAVTEQNVAVRQSESGKVKVYRLE, encoded by the coding sequence ATGAAGCGAAAGATGGTCTATGCCGGGGTCCCGTGGACAGCCGGAATGTTCTTTGCTTCCTTTTTTCCACCGGATGCGCAGATACCGGCAATGCTGATAACACTGCTGGTGTCTGCATTTTTCTTTTGGAAAACTGTCAGAAAATTCGTGTACTATGCTGTTGCCGCTCTGTTCTTCATTGCCGGTGCGGTCACGTTCACACTGAATGACCGTATCGTATGCGACAGAATAAGAGACCTTGCCGGACAGGAGATACATTACGAAGGCAGGGTGAAAGAAATTACTGACCGCGCCGACGGAAAGTCTCTGTATCTTCTTGACGGATCGGCGGGCGGTGTAAAGCATGTGAAGCTTATGTGTACTGTAAACACTCTTGAATGCACATACTTCGATACGCTTTCATTTGCATGCACGCCTTCGGAGTTTGAAAACAGTTTCCTTTTCAAAGCAAAGGATCACTACGCTTCCGAAGGAATCTTCCTCAGGACTGATAAAATAAAAAGTTTAAAGATAACGCCGGGAAACCGTTTTTCCTTCCGCAGGACAGTATACCGTTACCGTGACCATATCTCAGGTAAGATCAGTACGGTGCTGCCCGGGGAATACGGTGCACTTATAACTGCAATGCTTATGGGTGAAAAGAGCGGTCTTGACGAAAATACGGAAAAGAAACTTTACCGCTGCGGAACGGGACATATGTTCGCAGTTTCAGGAATGCACCTTGCACTTCTGGTAAGCCTTGTTTCAGCAGTTCTTGAAAAAACAAAGCTGACGCTAAAAAAGCGTTTCTTCATTACTGAAGCCTTCATAATAGTTTTTACGGTGTTTTCCGGTATGCAGGTCTCCGTGGTGCGTGCGGCACTTATGATGACGCTTATCTGCAGCGCGGGACTTTTCGGAAGAAAGCCTGATCCGCTCAATTCGCTGAGTATTGCAGCACTCATCCTTCTCATCCATTCTCCGTGCCTTATACGAAGCTCGTCTTTTCTGCTGTCAGCGGCAGGAACATTCGGGGCATCAGTTCTTGTTCCGTATGTTACAGACAGCATGAGCAGCGAAGGATTCTTCGCAGGACTTAAGAAAAAAGCGGCAGGCGTGTTCTGCATTTCAGTCTGCGTTTTTCCGTTTTCGGTAATGTTTTTCGATGAGGCTTCGCTTATCTCGCCGGTCTCGGACATTATCATAATACCGCTGTGTACTTTCGCACTGATCTGCGGCTTCGGAGTAACGCTGACAGGCGGCGCGGATGTTTTCGCTTATCCGCTGCTCATGGCAGGCGGACTTGCCTCGAAGCTTGTTATAAAGATCTCGTCCTTCCTTTCGGATACCGGTCTTTCGTCAGTTGCCCTCGGACGCGGTTTTGTTCCCGTACTTACGCTTTTTCTTACTGTTTTCGTTGCCTTTACGGCGTTCAGATACAGAAGCGGAAAAAGCACCCTTGCGGCAATGGGTATATCGGCGGCGGTTTTCATTGCTTCGTCGGCCATAAACGGTCAGATGAACAGAAACATCCTTTCAGTATGCCGTACCGGTACCTCACGTTCATCCGCTGTGATGATCTCGATGGGAAAATACAATGACGTTATCGATCTTACCGGAAAGCAGACTTCTTCCCGTTACATTTCAAAGCTTGCGGATATACGCGGCGTTCATCATATCGACTCGGTAGCCTTTCTGAAGGATCCGTACCAGAGCATGGCCTCCTACTCGCGCAGGCTCGTGCTTAACGATGTTGACCACGTTTATGTGCCGGAAGATGTCTACACTCAGTACGGTGCGGAAATATGCGGATGCGATCCGGAGCATTTTGACAGTGAGGGACTTTTCCTCGACAGGGGAAAATACACGGTCAGAGCAGTTCCGGAGGGCGGAGTAACAGTGGAATACTGCGGAAATATCATTAAAATAGATGATTCCGGGATCAGCACCGGTGAAGGTGCGGTTACGGAACAGAACGTTGCGGTCAGACAATCAGAATCAGGAAAGGTTAAAGTCTACAGACTTGAATGA
- a CDS encoding histidine triad nucleotide-binding protein, translating to MDCLFCKIINGEIPSKKVYEDDQVYAFYDIAPIAPVHFLVIPKQHISGAAAVTAENSAVVAHIFEVIAKITKDMGLDGGFRVITNNGDDAGQTVKHLHFHVIAGKKLGWSSEQGD from the coding sequence ATGGATTGTTTATTCTGTAAAATAATAAACGGTGAAATACCAAGCAAAAAGGTTTACGAAGACGATCAGGTATACGCTTTTTATGACATAGCTCCTATCGCTCCGGTACACTTTCTTGTTATCCCTAAGCAGCACATTTCAGGTGCGGCAGCTGTAACAGCTGAAAACTCAGCAGTTGTGGCACACATCTTTGAAGTTATCGCAAAGATCACAAAGGACATGGGCCTTGACGGCGGCTTCAGAGTTATCACAAACAACGGTGATGACGCAGGCCAGACAGTTAAGCATCTCCATTTCCACGTAATTGCCGGAAAGAAGCTCGGCTGGAGCTCAGAGCAGGGAGACTGA
- the alaS gene encoding alanine--tRNA ligase: MEWRGLNELRELYLSFFESKMHTRMASAPLIPQGDNSLLLINSGMAPLKKFFLGQAVPPNKRVTTCQKCIRTPDIESVGKTSRHGTYFEMLGNFSFGDYFKNEAIEWAWEFLTKVLEIPAEKLWITVFESDDEAEQIWMNKIGIPKEKIVRLGKKDNFWEHGSGPCGPCSEIHFDRGEAYGPFENFEQASDADRIIEIWNLVFSQFDSDGNGHYEEMKNKNIDTGMGLERLACVMQGVDNIFEVDTVQNIMKHICKIAGVEYHTNSKSDVSLRVITDHIRSTTFMVGDGVMPSNEGRGYVLRRLLRRAARHGRLLGIRDTFLYKVCETVIQENEKAYPELREKAEYIKKIIQVEEENFAKTVDNGLELLNKFIEESKNGILSGEDAFKLSDTYGFPIDLTLEIAEEKGLKIDMDRYKELVLEQRNKAKADHAAKASSSWADNSIKIAVAKTVFTGYTETENDSEVLAVFDGTEEKESASEGESVVIVLDRTPFYAESGGQVSDTGIISGNAVVSVDSVMKTEDGHFLHIGTVDRGTVKKGDKVKASIDVTRRQATMKNHTSAHLLQAALREVLGEHVHQAGQLVSPERCRFDFSHFSAMTPEEIAKVENRVNEIILSSIPVETKELPIEEARKLGAMALFGEKYGDIVRVVRAGDFSVEFCGGTHVDNTSKIGLFKIISENSVASGVRRIEAVTGSGVLALLNENIAVINEAAAILKAPNASELTAKCTQIMNEYKALEKELQAAGEENAMMKLSAFADSAYDFNGVSVIAARVDGVKNDVLRTMGDKLRDKDANVISVLACVNDGKGVFSVSCGKDAVAKGAHAGKIAGAIAGLTGGKGGGRPDSAMAGIGDIAKTDAAMAEIKNVLGNFIK; encoded by the coding sequence ATGGAATGGCGTGGATTAAATGAACTGAGAGAACTCTATCTCTCATTTTTCGAAAGCAAGATGCACACAAGAATGGCAAGCGCACCGCTGATACCACAGGGTGACAACAGCCTTCTTCTTATAAATTCAGGCATGGCACCTCTCAAGAAGTTCTTCCTCGGACAGGCAGTTCCTCCGAACAAGAGAGTCACAACATGCCAGAAGTGTATCAGAACACCTGATATCGAAAGTGTCGGCAAGACTTCAAGACACGGTACATACTTCGAAATGCTCGGTAACTTCTCATTCGGCGATTACTTCAAGAATGAAGCTATCGAATGGGCATGGGAGTTCCTTACAAAGGTACTCGAGATCCCTGCAGAAAAGCTCTGGATCACAGTTTTCGAAAGCGATGACGAAGCTGAACAGATCTGGATGAACAAGATCGGCATCCCGAAGGAAAAGATAGTTCGTCTCGGCAAGAAGGATAACTTCTGGGAACACGGCTCAGGTCCTTGCGGTCCGTGCTCCGAGATCCACTTCGACCGCGGTGAGGCTTACGGTCCTTTTGAAAACTTCGAGCAGGCAAGTGACGCTGACAGAATAATCGAGATCTGGAACCTCGTTTTCAGCCAGTTCGATTCAGACGGCAACGGCCACTACGAAGAAATGAAGAACAAGAACATCGACACAGGTATGGGTCTTGAAAGACTTGCATGCGTAATGCAGGGCGTTGACAATATCTTTGAAGTTGATACAGTTCAGAATATCATGAAGCACATCTGCAAGATCGCAGGTGTTGAATACCACACAAACAGCAAGTCTGACGTTTCACTCCGTGTTATTACTGACCACATCAGAAGTACAACATTTATGGTCGGCGACGGCGTAATGCCATCAAACGAAGGACGCGGATACGTTCTCAGAAGACTTCTCCGCCGTGCTGCGCGTCACGGAAGACTTCTCGGAATCAGGGACACATTCCTTTACAAGGTATGTGAAACAGTAATTCAGGAAAATGAAAAGGCTTATCCGGAACTCCGTGAAAAGGCTGAATACATCAAGAAGATCATTCAGGTCGAGGAAGAAAACTTCGCAAAGACAGTTGACAACGGCCTTGAACTCCTTAACAAATTTATCGAAGAATCAAAGAACGGCATTCTTTCCGGTGAAGATGCATTCAAGCTCAGCGATACTTACGGATTCCCGATTGACCTTACTCTTGAAATAGCAGAGGAAAAGGGTCTTAAGATCGACATGGACAGATACAAGGAACTCGTTCTCGAACAGAGAAACAAGGCAAAGGCTGACCATGCAGCAAAGGCAAGTTCATCATGGGCTGACAACAGCATCAAGATCGCTGTCGCAAAGACAGTATTCACAGGATACACAGAAACAGAAAACGATTCTGAAGTGCTTGCAGTCTTTGACGGCACAGAAGAAAAGGAAAGCGCTTCTGAAGGTGAAAGCGTTGTTATCGTTCTCGACAGAACTCCTTTCTACGCAGAAAGCGGCGGTCAGGTAAGCGATACAGGTATCATTTCAGGCAACGCAGTTGTTTCAGTTGACTCAGTTATGAAGACAGAAGACGGTCACTTCCTCCACATCGGTACTGTTGACCGCGGCACTGTAAAGAAGGGCGACAAGGTAAAGGCTTCTATCGATGTGACAAGAAGACAGGCTACAATGAAGAACCATACTTCAGCTCACCTTCTCCAGGCAGCTCTCCGTGAAGTTCTCGGTGAACACGTTCACCAGGCCGGTCAGCTCGTAAGCCCTGAAAGATGCCGTTTCGACTTCTCACACTTCAGCGCAATGACACCTGAGGAGATCGCAAAGGTTGAAAACAGAGTAAATGAGATCATCCTCTCATCCATTCCTGTGGAAACAAAGGAACTTCCTATCGAGGAAGCAAGAAAGCTCGGCGCTATGGCCCTCTTCGGTGAAAAGTACGGCGACATTGTACGTGTAGTCAGGGCCGGTGATTTCTCAGTTGAATTCTGCGGCGGTACTCACGTTGACAATACATCAAAGATCGGTCTCTTCAAGATCATCTCAGAAAACTCAGTAGCATCAGGTGTAAGACGTATCGAAGCTGTAACAGGCTCAGGCGTTCTCGCACTCCTCAACGAAAACATTGCAGTTATCAATGAAGCTGCTGCTATCCTCAAGGCTCCTAATGCTTCTGAACTCACAGCAAAGTGCACTCAGATCATGAACGAGTACAAGGCACTTGAAAAGGAACTTCAGGCTGCCGGAGAAGAAAATGCTATGATGAAGCTCAGTGCTTTTGCAGACAGTGCTTATGACTTTAACGGCGTAAGCGTTATTGCTGCAAGAGTTGACGGCGTTAAGAACGACGTTCTCAGAACAATGGGTGACAAGCTCCGCGACAAGGATGCAAATGTTATCTCCGTTCTCGCATGCGTAAATGACGGCAAGGGCGTATTCTCAGTATCATGCGGCAAGGACGCAGTTGCAAAGGGCGCTCACGCAGGCAAGATCGCAGGCGCGATAGCAGGTCTTACAGGCGGTAAGGGCGGTGGACGTCCTGACAGCGCTATGGCTGGTATCGGTGACATTGCAAAGACTGATGCAGCAATGGCAGAGATAAAGAACGTTCTCGGTAATTTTATAAAGTAA
- a CDS encoding MBOAT family O-acyltransferase — protein sequence MVFSSITFLYFFLPAVLILYVLVPKKYKNIILLAAGLLFYSWGEPAYFWVMIVSSLVDYAAGIYMTKTESTGKRRAALIVSMVADLGFLFVFKYSGFAVDVINKAFGTNIPRPDLPLPIGISFYTFQSMSYTIDIYRRQTKVQKNFINYLTYVSLFPQLVAGPIVRYNEVADSIDERTVTADKFGEGTALFIKGLAKKVLIANNIGALWTEIKGMDYAGLSALSAWLGILAFTYQIYFDFSGYSDMARGLGKMFGFEFPVNFDHPYQSKSVTEFWRRWHITLGSWFREYLYIPLGGNRHGTARTFFNLAVVWILTGFWHGASFNFILWGAFYGFLIIIERAGFSKVLEKMPTILSTLYTFIVTVIGWAMFDLDTAGDFLHYLKAMFAAKKLVDPLSVYQLTSFGIIFAVCIFASADWRKKIFDRISDNEKYGKVLAAVSPAVQLILLVFSTCYLVDATYNPFLYFRF from the coding sequence ATGGTATTTTCAAGTATAACATTTTTATATTTTTTCCTGCCGGCAGTTCTTATTCTTTACGTGCTGGTGCCAAAAAAGTATAAAAATATCATACTGCTTGCAGCCGGGCTGCTGTTTTATTCCTGGGGCGAGCCGGCGTATTTCTGGGTGATGATAGTGTCGTCTCTTGTGGACTACGCAGCAGGCATTTACATGACGAAGACGGAAAGCACGGGAAAACGGCGTGCGGCACTCATTGTTTCCATGGTCGCTGACCTTGGGTTCCTTTTTGTGTTCAAGTACAGCGGCTTTGCTGTGGATGTTATAAACAAAGCCTTCGGAACGAATATTCCGCGGCCGGATCTGCCGCTTCCGATAGGCATCTCATTCTACACATTCCAGAGTATGTCGTACACGATAGACATTTACCGCAGACAGACAAAGGTTCAGAAGAATTTCATCAATTATCTGACTTATGTTTCTCTGTTCCCGCAGCTTGTTGCCGGCCCTATCGTCCGGTACAATGAAGTGGCGGATTCAATTGATGAAAGAACAGTTACTGCTGACAAATTCGGCGAAGGAACAGCTCTTTTTATAAAGGGACTTGCCAAAAAAGTACTTATAGCCAACAACATAGGAGCGCTCTGGACAGAGATAAAGGGTATGGATTATGCCGGACTGTCAGCTCTGAGCGCATGGCTCGGAATACTTGCGTTCACATATCAGATCTACTTTGATTTTTCCGGCTATTCAGACATGGCCCGCGGTCTTGGCAAAATGTTCGGATTTGAATTCCCGGTGAACTTTGATCATCCTTACCAGTCAAAGAGCGTTACGGAATTCTGGAGAAGATGGCATATCACACTTGGTTCATGGTTCCGTGAATATCTTTACATACCGCTTGGCGGCAATCGTCACGGCACGGCACGTACATTTTTTAATCTCGCGGTAGTATGGATACTGACAGGATTCTGGCACGGAGCAAGTTTCAATTTCATTCTCTGGGGTGCCTTTTACGGATTCCTGATAATCATTGAAAGAGCAGGATTTTCAAAAGTGCTCGAAAAGATGCCTACCATTCTGAGTACGCTTTATACTTTCATTGTGACAGTAATAGGATGGGCAATGTTCGACCTCGATACAGCCGGAGATTTCCTGCATTATCTTAAAGCGATGTTTGCAGCGAAAAAGCTTGTTGATCCGCTTTCAGTCTATCAGCTCACGTCATTCGGCATCATTTTTGCCGTATGTATTTTTGCTTCGGCAGATTGGCGGAAGAAGATCTTCGACAGGATTTCAGACAACGAAAAGTACGGAAAAGTGCTTGCAGCAGTCTCACCTGCTGTACAGCTCATACTTCTTGTATTCAGTACCTGCTATCTTGTTGACGCAACATATAATCCGTTTCTTTATTTCAGATTCTGA
- the holA gene encoding DNA polymerase III subunit delta, whose product MALITPAELEKELKSAVTRKVYYIYGKDAGRVSALAELVRRKYLGKGYSASDYSRFTGDDMKISGFLDTAEICPMFTDWNFVEVNDLNGESLNADDLKALTAFIADVPDQTVLLFSVTGFDVKGGKKVPTAKNKKIIDACTKAGSVSEADLRKPADMAGGIMKLASENGSSISKQNAEKLALICLGDTLRVTNEINKLSSFAGSDEITAEMIDEMVAVGIDTTAFAMASAVTSGNSAAAFTILEDLTAGKTEAVLIISALASAFMDLYRASAARASGVKEAEVEADFGYHGRGFVVRNAFRDAAKTSTAHLRKCLEILEKADLECKSTRLDQKIIIEQSVAQMLAAGNGA is encoded by the coding sequence ATGGCACTTATCACACCGGCTGAACTGGAAAAGGAACTAAAGTCAGCAGTTACAAGGAAAGTCTATTATATTTACGGAAAAGATGCCGGACGTGTCTCGGCTCTGGCGGAGCTTGTCCGGAGAAAGTATCTTGGGAAGGGATATTCCGCATCAGATTACAGCAGGTTTACCGGTGATGATATGAAAATCAGCGGTTTCCTTGATACTGCTGAGATCTGTCCTATGTTTACCGACTGGAATTTCGTCGAGGTAAATGACTTAAACGGTGAATCGCTGAATGCAGATGACCTGAAGGCTCTGACAGCTTTCATTGCGGATGTGCCTGACCAGACCGTGCTTCTGTTTTCCGTTACAGGATTTGATGTAAAGGGCGGAAAAAAGGTACCGACAGCGAAAAACAAAAAGATAATCGATGCCTGCACAAAGGCGGGTTCCGTATCCGAAGCAGATCTCAGAAAACCGGCTGACATGGCCGGCGGGATAATGAAGCTCGCATCGGAAAACGGTTCGTCAATCTCGAAGCAGAACGCTGAAAAGCTTGCACTTATCTGTCTCGGCGATACGTTAAGGGTCACAAACGAAATAAACAAGCTCTCCTCATTTGCCGGGAGCGATGAGATAACGGCAGAAATGATAGATGAAATGGTAGCCGTCGGCATAGACACCACGGCGTTTGCCATGGCATCAGCCGTAACATCAGGAAATTCAGCGGCAGCCTTTACGATACTTGAGGACCTTACAGCAGGAAAGACTGAAGCCGTGCTTATTATATCCGCCCTGGCATCCGCTTTCATGGATCTTTACAGGGCGTCGGCGGCAAGAGCTTCGGGCGTGAAAGAGGCTGAAGTTGAGGCAGATTTCGGATACCACGGACGTGGGTTCGTAGTGCGCAATGCTTTCCGTGACGCTGCGAAAACAAGTACTGCACACTTAAGAAAGTGCCTTGAAATACTTGAAAAGGCTGATCTTGAATGCAAGTCCACGAGACTTGACCAGAAAATAATCATCGAGCAGTCTGTGGCACAGATGCTTGCAGCAGGAAACGGAGCGTGA
- a CDS encoding phosphoribosyltransferase family protein — MAEKYTLNVAGLTRELTRYPVNDKLDIAAFIMFSDVELTVRCAEELLKKVTDFDIILTSEAKGIPLAYEMARQSGKNYVVARKSVKVYMTNPVSVNVKSITTKDEQTLHLGDEKAALIKGKKVLIVDDVISTGESLSAMEQLIEKAGGTVVQACAALAEGDAADRTDIVFLEKLPLFFK, encoded by the coding sequence ATGGCGGAAAAGTACACACTTAATGTTGCGGGACTTACAAGGGAACTTACAAGATATCCTGTAAACGACAAGCTCGACATTGCAGCGTTCATTATGTTTTCAGACGTTGAACTAACTGTAAGATGTGCAGAGGAGCTCCTTAAAAAGGTAACGGACTTCGACATCATCCTCACTTCTGAAGCCAAGGGTATCCCGCTTGCATACGAGATGGCACGTCAGTCAGGAAAGAACTACGTTGTCGCAAGAAAGTCGGTCAAGGTTTACATGACCAATCCTGTAAGCGTAAACGTAAAATCCATAACCACAAAGGACGAACAGACACTTCATCTCGGCGATGAGAAGGCAGCCCTTATAAAGGGAAAGAAAGTTCTCATTGTTGACGATGTAATAAGTACAGGCGAATCACTTTCAGCTATGGAACAGCTTATCGAAAAGGCCGGAGGCACAGTCGTTCAGGCATGCGCAGCCCTTGCAGAAGGCGATGCTGCAGACAGAACAGATATAGTTTTCCTTGAAAAGCTTCCGCTGTTCTTTAAATAA
- a CDS encoding Rpn family recombination-promoting nuclease/putative transposase: MSEKAGNIKPFEELTIKDDFMFGAVMSEEKNLKPLLEYILGIKIAHITYPERQKTISANYGYKSVRLDVYCEDDNNTVYNIEIQVANEKDLAKRIRYYHDMIDINILEQGRKVTELKNSIVIFICDFDYYGKDRYMYTFKGQCQEDSSVYLDDGTLSVVLYINGSVGEINEELKAALKYMAGQAPPEGTYADNLDKAVKKVKINEKWRRDYMTLAMKLDEEREFGKYEDKVSAVREGRNKGNDAFLIKVLSLSKEQFSSICDLLDTYPEKSDLEIAKEILLG; encoded by the coding sequence ATGTCAGAAAAGGCAGGTAATATTAAACCATTTGAAGAACTCACTATCAAGGACGATTTTATGTTCGGAGCGGTTATGAGCGAGGAAAAGAATCTTAAACCGTTGCTTGAATACATACTTGGTATCAAAATCGCGCACATCACTTATCCGGAAAGGCAGAAAACAATCAGTGCCAACTATGGTTACAAAAGTGTTCGCTTAGATGTATATTGTGAGGATGATAACAATACGGTTTACAATATTGAGATTCAGGTAGCCAATGAGAAGGACCTGGCTAAGCGTATCCGTTACTATCATGATATGATAGACATCAATATTCTTGAGCAGGGCAGGAAAGTCACTGAACTGAAAAATAGTATTGTGATCTTTATCTGCGATTTTGATTATTACGGAAAAGACAGGTATATGTATACGTTCAAAGGTCAGTGTCAGGAAGACAGCAGTGTTTATCTTGATGATGGAACACTTTCCGTTGTTCTGTATATTAACGGTTCGGTTGGTGAAATAAATGAAGAACTGAAAGCAGCTTTAAAGTATATGGCGGGTCAGGCTCCGCCAGAAGGAACATATGCTGATAATCTTGACAAAGCCGTTAAAAAGGTCAAGATAAATGAAAAGTGGAGGCGGGATTATATGACGTTGGCAATGAAACTTGACGAAGAAAGAGAATTTGGAAAATATGAGGATAAGGTTTCAGCTGTCAGAGAAGGCAGAAATAAAGGAAATGATGCTTTTTTAATAAAGGTACTTTCGCTGAGCAAAGAGCAGTTTTCCAGTATTTGTGATTTGCTGGACACTTATCCCGAAAAGAGCGACTTAGAGATAGCAAAGGAAATCCTGTTAGGTTAA